The proteins below come from a single Anguilla rostrata isolate EN2019 chromosome 3, ASM1855537v3, whole genome shotgun sequence genomic window:
- the LOC135251805 gene encoding 10 kDa heat shock protein, mitochondrial isoform X2: MAFRKFLPLFDRVLVERLAAETVTKGGIMLPEKSQGKVLQATVVAVGPGAANKDGDIQPISVKVGEKVLLPEYGGTKVILEDKDYFLFRDADILGKYVD; encoded by the exons ATG gcaTTCAGGAAGTTCCTCCCCTTGTTCGACAGGGTCCTGGTGGAACGGCTGGCCGCGGAGACGGTAACTAAAGGGGGCATCATGCTTCCGGAGAAGTCCCAGGGGAAGGTGCTGCAGGCCACGGTGGTGGCAGTGGGCCCAGGGGCCGCCAACAAG GATGGAGACATTCAGCCGATTAGTGTCAAAGTTGGGGAGAAGGTCCTATTACCCGAATATGGAGGAACTAAAGTCATTCTGGAGGACAAG gactaCTTCCTGTTCCGTGATGCTGATATCCTGGGCAAATATGTAGATTAA
- the LOC135251805 gene encoding MOB-like protein phocein isoform X3 — MAFRKFLPLFDRVLVERLAAETVTKGGIMLPEKSQGKVLQATVVAVGPGAANKDFYNWPDESFEEMDSTLAVQQYIQQNIRSDCSNIDKILEPPEGQDEGVWKYEHLRQFCLELNGLAVKLQSECHPETCSQMTATEQWIFLCAAHKTPKECPAIDYTRHTLDGAACLLNSNKYFPSRVSIKESSVAKLGSVCRRIYRIFSHAYFHHRQIFDKYENETFLCHRFTRFVMKYNLMSKDNLIVPILEEEVQNAAAGESEA; from the exons ATG gcaTTCAGGAAGTTCCTCCCCTTGTTCGACAGGGTCCTGGTGGAACGGCTGGCCGCGGAGACGGTAACTAAAGGGGGCATCATGCTTCCGGAGAAGTCCCAGGGGAAGGTGCTGCAGGCCACGGTGGTGGCAGTGGGCCCAGGGGCCGCCAACAAG GACTTCTACAACTGGCCCGATGAATCCTTCGAGGAGATGGACAGCACACTGGCTGTACAACAG TACATCCAGCAGAACATTCGCTCGGACTGTTCCAACATCGACAAGATCCTGGAGCCCCCGGAGGGACAGGACGAGGGCGTGTGGAAGTACGAGCACCTCAG ACAGTTCTGCCTGGAGCTGAACGGACTTGCAGTCAAACTGCAG AGCGAATGCCACCCAGAAACATGCAGCCAGATGACTGCCACAGAGCAGTGGATCTTCCTCTGCGCTGCTCACAAGACTCCCAAAGAG TGTCCGGCCATCGACTACACCAGGCACACGCTGGACGGCGCTGCCTGTCTTCTCAACAGCAACAAGTATTTCCCCAGCCG AGTGAGCATTAAGGAGTCGTCCGTCGCCAAACTGGGCTCGGTGTGCCGGCGAATCTACAGGATATTCTCCCACGCCTACTTCCACCACCGCCAAATATTTGATAAGTATGAG AACGAGACGTTCCTGTGTCACCGGTTCACGCGCTTCGTGATGAAGTACAACCTGATGTCCAAGGACAACCTGATCGTGCCCAtcctggaggaggaggtccagaacgcagcagcgggagagagcgaggcgtga
- the hspd1 gene encoding 60 kDa heat shock protein, mitochondrial: MLRLPAVMKQIRPVCRALAPHLTRSYAKDVKFGADARALMLQGVDLLADAVAVTMGPKGRTVIIEQSWGSPKVTKDGVTVAKSIELKDRYKNIGARLVQDVANNTNEEAGDGTTTATVLARAIAKEGFDSISKGANPVEIRRGVMMAVETVIGELKRLSKPVTTPEEIAQVATISANGDSEIGTIISDAMKKVGRKGVITVKDGKTLHDELEIIEGLKFDRGYISPYFINTAKGQKCEFQDAYLLLSEKKISSVQSIVPALEIANQHRKPLVIVAEDVDGEALSTLVLNRLKVGLQVVAVKAPGFGDNRKNQLQDMAIATGGTVFGDDATGLALEDIQAHDFGKVGEVSVTKDDTMLLKGRGDAAAIEKRVAEIAEQLETTTSDYEKEKLNERLAKLSDGVAVLKVGGTSDVEVNEKKDRVTDALNATRAAVEEGIVPGGGCALLRCIPALDTISPANSDQKTGIDIIRRALRIPAMTIAKNAGVEGSLVVEKILQGGVDLGYDAMQGEYVDMVAKGIIDPTKVVRTALMDAAGVASLLATAEAVVTEIPKDEKEAAMPGGMGGMGGMGGMGGGMF; encoded by the exons atgCTGCGTTTACCTGCTGTGATGAAACAGATCCGGCCCGTGTGCCGAGCCCTGGCCCCCCACCTCACCCGCAGCTACGCCAAGGACGTCAAGTTCGGCGCCGACGCCCGAGCTCTCATGCTCCAGGGGGTGGACCTGCTGGCTGATGCTGTGGCGGTTACCATGGGACCCAAG ggtcGCACGGTCATCATCGAGCAGAGCTGGGGCAGCCCCAAGGTGACCAAAGACGGCGTGACGGTGGCCAAGAGCATCGAACTGAAGGACAGGTACAAGAACATCGGGGCCAGGCTGGTGCAGGACGTGGCCAACAACACCAACGAGGAGGCGGGCGACggcaccaccaccgccaccgtGCTGGCGCGCGCCATCGCCAAGGAGGGCTTCGACTCCATCAGCAAGGGCGCCAACCCCGTGGAGATCCGCCGCGGCGTGATGATGGCGGTGGAGACGGTCATCGGCGAGCTGAAGAGGCTGTCCAAGCCCGTCACCACGCCGGAGGAGATCGCACAG GTGGCCACCATCTCCGCAAACGGAGACAGCGAGATCGGCACCATCATCTCCGACGCCATGAAGAAAGTGGGCCGGAAGGGGGTCATCACTGTGAAG GATGGCAAAACTCTGCACGATGAGCTGGAGATCATCGAGGGGCTGAAGTTCGACCGGGGCTACATCTCCCCCTATTTCATCAACACCGCCAAAG GTCAGAAGTGCGAGTTCCAGGACGCCTACCTGCTCCTGAGCGAGAAGAAGATCTCCAGCGTGCAGAGCATCGTCCCCGCGCTGGAGATCGCCAACCAGCACCGCAAGCCGCTGGTCATCGTGGCGGAGGACGTGGACGGGGAAGCCCTCAGCACCCTGGTCCTCAACAg ACTGAAGGTGGGGCTCCAGGTTGTAGCAGTGAAGGCCCCAGGGTTTGGAGACAACAGAAAAAACCAGCTGCAGGACATGGCCATCGCCACCGGGGGCACT gtgtttGGCGACGACGCAACGGGCCTGGCTCTGGAGGACATCCAGGCGCACGATTTCGGGAAGGTGGGCGAGGTGTCGGTAACCAAGGACGACACCATGCTCCTGAAGGGGCGCGGCGACGCCGCCGCCATCGAGAAGCGCGTGGCCGAGATCGCCGAGCAGCTGGAGACCACCACCAGCGACTACGAGAAGGAGAAGCTCAACGAGCGGCTGGCCAAGCTGTCCGACGGGGTGGCCGTGCttaag GTCGGGGGCACGAGCGACGTGGAGGTGAACGAGAAGAAGGACCGGGTGACGGACGCCCTGAACGCCACGCGGGCCGCCGTGGAGGAGGGCATCGTGCCCGGCGGCGGCTGCGCCCTCCTGCGCTGCATCCCGGCCCTGGACACCATCTCGCCCGCCAACTCCGACCAGAAGACCG GCATCGACATCATCCGCCGCGCCCTGCGCATCCCGGCCATGACCATCGCCAAGAACGCGGGGGTGGAGGGCTCGCTGGTGGTGGAGAAGATCCTGCAGGGCGGGGTCGACTTGGGCTACGACGCCATGCAGGGGGAGTACGTGGACATGGTGGCCAAGGGCATCATCGACCCCACCAAG gtcgTGAGGACGGCGCTGATGGACGCCGCCGGCGTCGCTTCCCTGCTGGCCACCGCGGAGGCTGTCGTCACGGAGATCCCCAAGGACGAGAAGGAAGCGGCCATGCCAGGAGGcatgggggggatgggaggcATGGGCGGCATGGGCGGCGGCATGTTCtaa
- the LOC135251805 gene encoding MOB-like protein phocein isoform X1, with protein sequence MVMAEGTAVLRRNRPGTKAQDFYNWPDESFEEMDSTLAVQQYIQQNIRSDCSNIDKILEPPEGQDEGVWKYEHLRQFCLELNGLAVKLQSECHPETCSQMTATEQWIFLCAAHKTPKECPAIDYTRHTLDGAACLLNSNKYFPSRVSIKESSVAKLGSVCRRIYRIFSHAYFHHRQIFDKYENETFLCHRFTRFVMKYNLMSKDNLIVPILEEEVQNAAAGESEA encoded by the exons ATGGTCATGGCGGAGGGTACTGCAGTTCTGAGGAGGAATCGGCCAGGAACTAAGGCCCAG GACTTCTACAACTGGCCCGATGAATCCTTCGAGGAGATGGACAGCACACTGGCTGTACAACAG TACATCCAGCAGAACATTCGCTCGGACTGTTCCAACATCGACAAGATCCTGGAGCCCCCGGAGGGACAGGACGAGGGCGTGTGGAAGTACGAGCACCTCAG ACAGTTCTGCCTGGAGCTGAACGGACTTGCAGTCAAACTGCAG AGCGAATGCCACCCAGAAACATGCAGCCAGATGACTGCCACAGAGCAGTGGATCTTCCTCTGCGCTGCTCACAAGACTCCCAAAGAG TGTCCGGCCATCGACTACACCAGGCACACGCTGGACGGCGCTGCCTGTCTTCTCAACAGCAACAAGTATTTCCCCAGCCG AGTGAGCATTAAGGAGTCGTCCGTCGCCAAACTGGGCTCGGTGTGCCGGCGAATCTACAGGATATTCTCCCACGCCTACTTCCACCACCGCCAAATATTTGATAAGTATGAG AACGAGACGTTCCTGTGTCACCGGTTCACGCGCTTCGTGATGAAGTACAACCTGATGTCCAAGGACAACCTGATCGTGCCCAtcctggaggaggaggtccagaacgcagcagcgggagagagcgaggcgtga